Genomic segment of Brachyhypopomus gauderio isolate BG-103 chromosome 10, BGAUD_0.2, whole genome shotgun sequence:
GAGTCACTCGTTAAATACACTTGTGTCCAGGGCATGAATAGATTATGGAGTGCTGCATGTGTCGGTCAGAGCCTCATGATTCTGCGTTTCCTGTTGTCTGTCTCCTCCTTTGTCTTCCTCTTCCAGAGTTTCACTGGTGTCTTTTTTCCCCCCATGTAGACAAGCCCATGCAGATGAACCAGGCTCTCTTCATGCTGAACGGGAGGAGTGGCTATGTGCTGCAACCACCAATCATGCGAGATGACAACTTTGACCCTTTTGACAGGCACTCTCTGAGAGGGGTGGAGCCAGTGACTCTGATTATAGAGGTACGAGTGCCTCCGTCACCAATGCTACGTTGAGAGAGCAGCAATGTTTCTGCAGCTTCTCCACCCTGAAGTGCTTACTGCCACGCCCCCCGACACGCCCCCGTCACACCCCTGACATGCACTCAGTCACCGCCTCCAGACCTGGGTGTTCGTGTGCTGATCCTAGCCTCTGCATCTTCACTTGGTCACTGGTTTCCAACCACTGTTTGCATGTCTAATCACGGACACGTCTTCAATGGCTTCCTCTCGTTTAATCTGCCATCTGTCCTGTTGGTTTGGTCACCATCATTAATTCATAGTTTAAAGCTGCTCTTTGGAATATTATTCATTcgtttatttaatgttatttatGGTTTACCGTTTCCTCTTTTAGTGGATTTTTAGCAGGATTTGCAGCAACttgattaattaaaataaattgcatatatgtgtgtgtgtgtgtgtgtgtgtgtgtgtgtgtgtgtgtgtgtgtgtgtgtgtgtgtgtgtgtgtgtgtgtgttgaaggtaTTGGGGGCGCGCCACCTGCCCAAGCATGGGCGGGGCATTGTGTGCCCGCTCATCGAGATCGAGGTGTGTGGTGCAGAATACGACAACGCTAAACAGAAGACTGACTCTGAGGGTGAGGATGAGTGTGATGAGGAGGAATGGGAgaatttactcactatatatgCAGACCCCCcccatgttgttgttgttgttgtgtatcCTGAGGACACTGGCACAGTCTGGGCTGTATTCAACACtacaatttaaaaaacgctCTCACATAGGTCACCATCAGCTACAAAACTGGGTATTAGTCCCTGTATGAGCCAAATTCACCAAGGCtctaatgaaacacacacatttttgggATTTTCATATGATGTCACTGCCTTCTGTGTTTTTTGTAGCGGATAACGGCCTCAACCCCACATGGCCCCGGAAGCCGTTTCGTTTCACCGTGTATAATCCCACCTTCACCTTCTTGCGCTTTGTGGTGTACGAGATCGACATGTTCAATGACCAGAACTTCCTGGCACAGGCTACCTTCCCCATCAGCTGTCTGAAAACAGGTGAGACACGGTCTCTAATGGGGGctgtacacgtacacacacacacacacacacacacacacacacaccactgtcctgtcctgtcaaACTGGATCTTCTATAGAGCCTGAccttaactgtgtgtgtgtgtgtgtgtgtgtgtgtgtgtgtgtgtgtgtgtgtgtgtgtgtgtgtgtgtgtgtgtgtgtgtgtgtgtgtgtgtgtcaggctaCAGGTCAGTCCCGCTGAAGAACAGCTACAGTGAGGACCTGGAGCTGGCCTCTCTGCTTGTGCATCTGGACATTGTCCGAGGCAGGGTAAGAgttcacaccctcacacagctcAGGAACAGAATTCTATAACTGCTGTTTGGTGGTCCAGTGACCTTTTCAGTTTTTGTGTGTAAAGCCTGTATCAGACAGCACACTCGGGTGTGTAAAAGCCTGTATCAGACGGCACACTCGGGTGTGTAAAAGCCTGTATCAGACGGCACACTCGGGTGTGTAAAAGCCTGTATCAGACGTCGCACACACGGGTGTGTAAGGCCTGTATCAGACGTCGCACACACGGGTGTGTAAGGCCTGTATCAGACGTCGCACACACGGGTGTGTAAGGCCTGTATCAGACGTCGCACACTCGGGTGTGTTGGATCCATAGTGATCGACTCACCAGGTCACATCCAGCACTCACCATGCACAagactggggtgagtttcccgaaacgttcttagcgctaagtacttcttaacctcatacgtttcatacgagtgTTTCgagaaacccacccctggtttGTATAAACTGCCTTTGTATAATTACTCtgtgtgttttttcttctttctgtatgtctgtctctctgtctctgtctgtctctctctctctctctctcgctctcagcAAGAAAACGGAGAGATCTCTCCATTCCTGGGGGCGATGGGAGGGGCAGTGGGGCGGGAGCGTTTGGGGGACACAGGCTCCGTGTCCTCCACATCCTCCATGTCTCCATTGCCCTCGTCCCCTGGACAAGCCCTGGGACACAGGGGTCGTGAGGGGTCTTTTGAAGCCCGATACCAATCTCCACTTGACGACTTCAGAGTGTCGCCGGAGACACTGCTGGACCACGGGGACCCTCAGAACaggaggtgggtggggggtgcTGGTTTGATTTAGGGGACCCTGAGGCCAGCGCTATAGCAGCAGTGTGTCAGCcagtgattaaaaaacagatacCATAAGCTGTTAAGACTGCACAGGTTTTGCTTTGATGTTGAAGTAATGAACAGGTGAAAGGATGATGATGGCTCTCATGATACTTTGGCTCCCCACAGGGTGATGCGGAGAGCCCGGGTCGGCGCAGACAACCGTGtgtaggctccgccccctcgctgctgtcctcacacacccacccagagCCAGCTCAAGGGTCCTTCAGTGCTGATGATGTCATGGACTGCTGTGAAACCTGTTTCTATGGAAACGTCACCAGCGCTTTTGGCCTACATTTCAGGCAgaactccctcctctctctctcacacacacacacacacacacacacacacacacacacacacacacacacacacacacacacacacacactcttctctccctctcccactctgtgtccctccctcgctctctctattTGTGAGTGAAATCAGAGGTGGGAGTGAAACATTTGGTTATGGAGAGCAATGAGAAACTGTTCAGCCATCCAGATGGTCAGAAGGGGGCGCTAGAGAGTGCAGGACATACAGCAGTCTCAAGACCAGTGGTCCAGAACTGGGAGGGCCAGTTTCCCACATCAGTCTGAAGCTGCTTTGAGGAGGATTCCCCAGGAGCTGCCCTCTCCTCTGGCCTGTATATGCAGGGTTATTTATTCCAGCACTGCTGTGGTCCACGGCTGCAGCTTATCTGCTCTCAAAGAGCCTcagcttttgttgttgttgttgttgttgttttttgaaAATTATTTAAACAGCAATTTTAAACTTTCATAATGTGACTTGTTTTCTGTTCTTTTCTTCATTAATGTGTCTAACACAAGGGCTTGTTTTGCCTTCGTATTGTTTCTGTTCTCTCGCCCACCGTCCAACAGTCTGCTTTTTTAATCAGGCAGGAACGCAGGCAGCCGTGAGAGTGCCTGGGAGGAAACCACAGGCTGTTTTTCGTTTGAATTCTGGGGGCCTTCAGGGGAGTAGAACCAGGTAGTGCTCGTCAAAGCCGCATTGCGCTCCACCGACTGAAACGACGTAATTCCACAGCCTTTGCTCATTCCAGTTGCCAGTGTTTAGGTGTTCATCGAGGCACAAGGGCTTGGGTGGGAGGAGCTCTGCTTTATGTTGACTTGTCCTGTTGTCAGAATTGTCCACCAGGTCATACAGTAGACGCTGTGGGGGAGACGTCATCGGTTGAGACGTCCCGAGTGATCAGTCTCCACATTCACATGCTGCTCTTATTAATCAGCATTACAATCTTGCAATATTTGagatgttttatttgttttgttaagGGCATGCTTTGTAGTTCATATTGTGCCCACAAGGGGTCATTTCTCCTTTTCCTTTATTTGGTTCCTGCTAAACAATGTTAACTTGATGATTAACTGACAGTGTTTTCCCAAAGCATCTTCCCTCCATGGCCAAAggagggaggtgtagaggtgagcTGGGTCGTCCCTTCACCACTGAACTTTGGTTGGGTTTCTAGAGTCAATTAAACTGAACTCTTGTATCATCTCGTTACTGAGCTCGTCTGTGCTGTGCTTCTCACCATACTTGCAgaaattatttatttcttttttaacaGTCAGCAatggtgttttttatttatcttcTAATTAGGCCTCAGCTTCAGTTATGGGAACTCTGAATGTCACAACTGACTGTATTTTTAGCGCTGTAAGAGTCCAAAGAAAACTGAAAGAAGAATGGAAAAAAGACTGATGCATTTGCAGTGATCAGCCAGTAGAGGGCCTTGAGTAACACAAGCATGCAGGTCTTCATACTTTCAAGTATATTGATGTCTTCTGAGGACACACCTATCTTTTTTTAATCTCATGCATTACTGTTTGTACTGGATTTTAGTGTTTAGGAGATGCTCGAAGGATTTGTCGGGTTTATTAGAACATTTTGGTTCTGTGTCCCAGGAGTTTTGGGAAGACACTTGGAAGAAAGGGCGGGGCTACAGGCCCCAGATGTCTACTTATTTCTGCAGCTGTGATTAATGTGTAGTGTGATGTTTCTCACTCTGGGGAGGATGCAGGAGAAAAACAAGTCCAATAATGATGGTGCTGGAGAAGGACCACCATTGGAGCCCTACACGGAGTTCTGCAGCAAAGACCTCCACATTCACAATTCTTACTGgattaaatctttttttttttttctttgtgcaaTGCAGTTCTAGATATTCCAGTTCCAGAGATGCATGCTtcctttatattttagtcaCACAGGAAGTCAAGAAATAGAAAAGCCAAAGCCAGCCCCTGCCTGCCAATCAACGCTTATGCTTACTACAATCCTCTCTGCCAGCGTCAACCCTTacactggctccgcccccctcctGTAGCAAGCCTTACACTGGCTCCGCCCCCGTCCTGTATCGAGCCTTACACCCTTGATTTGTTATCAGCAGCTGACGTGGTCGTCGGCCAACTCCCATGCCGATGCCGCGCTGACTGGCCCCGTCCTACCCGTGTACCTGTCCATGTTTCCTcctgcgtgtgcctgtgtgtttagGTGCGAGTGATCTCATTGGTGTACATATAAACATAGAATATGTTAAGGAGAAACCCCGATGGACATGTATGCATAAATACATATGACATGTTGAGAAATCCCCTGTTGAACATGTAAACCTTTTTTAACTTTGTTTCAGACATCCCTGTTTTCGTTACCAATGCTCTTATTTACAAACAAAGCCTTTTTCTGTAATGTGCCTATGCTATACTGGGAGAGAAAGTATACATTTTAATTTTGCCTTTCATATGAAACATATTCAAACCTGAGAATTAAATAAAGTAATTATTCAACTATGAAGAGTTGACTGTACTTATCTTAACATAGTGGTGCATGACAACACATCTTTGTTAAATTTTCATTTATTCTGCAAATATCTGTAAAAATGATACAACAGTCCTAGGAGCATTTGTACGGGGGATACAGGCCAACATTTTAAACAATCaggatttctttttttatttttccttgAGGAAAAATGTACAAGACAATGACGTGCAGCGGTACTGATGCTTTAACTGGACTACAGAGAACCATCTCCAGGCCCAACGGCATTGTGGGACATATTGACcaaaaaagaaatcaaaataAAACTCCACAGTGAGCTGTGCAGTATGAATTTCGTACCTCATCTACCAAACGTTTACGGGGACACATACTCCCTTCTATGTCTGCACAGCAGTTCCTGTCCAGCAGATCAAGTCAGAGGACGTCTGGCCTGTCAGAGGGTCTCCTTCCACTCTTAACGTATTCACGTCTGGTCATCTTCGCTCCTCTCTTTGTAACAAATGTccccacccctcaaaaaaaaaaaaaaaaaaaaaaaaaaccaacccaGTGTGGCTGTGAGCATCCCTGCGTACCCCTGCGTCTTGGCCTGGGAAACCCCAGGGCGCAGGGTTAAAGAATGCTGGGGGCTGGACATGCCAGCACTGTCCTCCAGTGATCCTGTTGTTGCAATCACATCTGTCTTTTACACATAACTCAAAAATGACACGGTCCTGTGCTGTAGATCCCGCAGGTGCGACATCTGTCCCCTGAACAAGATCACCTGCAGTCAGTCACTTCTTCAGTCACACCctggaaagacacacacacacattactataGGACTCACCCAAATATCTAGTCTACATTTGATGATTTTTTATAGTAATGTTGGCTTGTCATTTGCTAAGGACCCAGCTACAATGCAGTAATGTTTTTGATTTAAATACTGATAAACCATGAACTCAAtaccaaccctaacccctaagcCTAGACCCTGACCTAACCAAACCTGAACAATGGAATAGACTTAAACTCTAGTCTCTGCCAAATCTCTTTCTTTACTGAGGTTATAATCAGCCTCTCATATGCACATATTCTACCTAAAACCACAAGGTAAATGTACATGCAGTAATTGTACATGTAGAAGAGCAGGTATTAACACCGCATTTAACGTTTGTAAAAAATTGTCCCATTATGTTCACACAACATAACGTAAAGAACACATACAAGATGGGCCTCACCTTGCTTTTCACTGGTAGTGTGTTCAGTTGTCGTCTTTGTGGTCTGGTCTTTCGTGGTCAGATCTTTCGTGGTCTGGTCTTTCGTGGTCAGATCTTTCGTGGTCAGATCTTTCGTGGTGAGGCAGCTCACCTTCACATCTCTCTCATCCTGTGCCGACTGCAGGGAAGCTTTACCCTTGGCTACAGAGGATGAAGCCTTCATCTCCATGGTTTCCGTCTCGTCAGGCTgtgcgccccctggtggtgggGGCCCTTTTGTGTGTCTTGTGAACCATCTCCGGACCAGCTCTTCTCCCAGGCTGCTTGCCTTGGCGAGGTCCTCCAGCTGCTCATCCACGAGTCTGCCGTGCGTGTCCAAGTGCTCCTGAAGCACGGTGACGTCCGCTTTCACAAAGTCCTCCTCGTCCACCATGGACTGGTAGCTGTCTAGCCACTTAAGCTGGCCATTTTTCAAGACATAGCGACAGTCCCCAAACCAGCGCACCACTTCGGGACGGGGAAGGCCGGTCTTGGCGATCAGTTCATTGTACAGTGGGCTACTTGGCCAGTGAGTGCGGGCAAAAGCTTGTTTTAGGAGGTGGAGCTGTTCGGGTGTCTTCTTACCCCGGTACGGGGTCTGGGAGGGGAGGGCTGGGGGCACTTTGGTGGTCTCTGGCTGGGGACTTCCATCTGTTTCAACTTTTCCATTAGATTCAGTGACTTTGAGCATTTTGAGGTTGATCTTTATTGGGTTCACCTTCGGTTCAGTTCCTGACGTGTCCTCCTTGTGTTTCTCATCTTTTACCTGCTGCATTTCCGACGACTGCTCAGCACCTCGGCTCACCTCTGCTGTGTCCTTAAATGCATCTTTCCTCCCGTTTTCACTCACGCCCTCTTCTTCCTccagctcttcctcctcccGCTCGGCACGTTCCAGCTCCTCCTTTTTCTTCTCTGCCGCCACCCTCCTCCGTCGATCGGCAAACCAACCGTGGATCTCGCGCCGAGTCATTTTGGTCTCGGCCCGTAACCGGTCGACCTCTTCCCCAGACGGGTCGGTGTTCAGGCCAAAGCTGGCCTCCAGAGCACGCACCTGGTGAGGCTCCCTCTCTTTGTAGCGGATGGCTGTGAAGTCGGGGGAAGGTGGGCGGGGAGGACGTCTCGTGGGCGTGGGTGGGGTCGTCTGCTGCTGTTGTTGGCGTGAAGGGCTCAGGGGCATGTGCTGAGGTGTGTGGGGCCTCTCCGATATCACAGTGCTGTCTGAAACCTCCACACTGGCAGCGGAAGAGACTGCTGAGCTGGCGGTGGAGCCTGTAGTCTGACCACCAGTGCTCGACCTTGAGCCCTTGAGGTTACGAAAGTGGTATCGACGGTCACTGAACCACTTCCGGACCTCTCGGACTGACAGACCAGTGAGACTGGTGAGCCTGTCCACCTCCTCTTGATTGGGGAACTGGCTCACTAGGAAGCTCTCCTTTAGGGCAGATAACTGCTCTTGAGATTTTTTGGCTTTATAAAAGCTGGGGTCCAGGAAGCTGGTGGTGGGGAGAGTGCGTGAGTTTGCTGGTGTTGGGCTGTCCGGCTTGCTAGGGATGCAATCTGTGGTGCCTGATGCACTAGCCGGGCTAGCACTGACGGTACTGCTGGGACTAGCGTTACCGCTGCTCCTCACACCATCAAAGTTACCTTTAGCATCAGTGCTGCTCTTAATGTCTGTGCTACTTTTTAAAATGGTGCTTTTAAGGTTAGTGCTGTTTTTGTTGTCATTTACAGTTTTGAAGTTATTGCTGCTAGGCACAATGCTTTTGCTGTTGGAGCCCGGTGTAGTGACCTTACTATTGCTGTTGCCGATTGTTTTGCCATTGGTGCTGGCCCCGATGCTAATCACGCTAGCAGGACTGCTCATGCAGCTGGGGGAGCTGACACTGCTCATAATGCTGCTTGTGCAGCTGCTACTGTTAGCTCCGTTGCTAATGGTGAAATTTGCACTGTTGCTGCTTCCCACAGTGCCCACCACCATGCTGAGACCCTTCTCGGCCATCAGGGCAGCGGCAGGCTTTGCCTGCATGGGGGGCTTTGCAGCAGCCTGGGGCTTTGGGGTTACAGCGAGAGCAACAGGGGTGCTGCTTACCTGGATCCCGTTAGCCATCATGGGCTGCGTGACGATCACTCCTCCTTGGCCAACTAGGCTTCCCTGCAAAATGTGGGGGATACCAGTCGTCCCAAGTGAGGCCGGCAGGACGGTGATGGTTTGCTGTGGGgtgctgtggtgtgtttggCGCTGCTGCGtaccagcagggggagccgTCTGTATGATCGTGTTAAACATCTTCCGGCGGGCATCCTCAATCTCCTCTGGGGACCAGCTAATTCCTTGCTTAAGCCTCTGTGCTGTGAACCAGATTTTGATCTGCTCCTCTGGGTACTTGGTGACCACAGTCAGGTAGCACAGCTCTGCCTTGGTGGGATAGGGAAACTTACTAAAGGAGGTCTTCAGGAAGCTGCTGTTGTCCATGGATGCGTTGTAAGTGGGGATACTGCTGAGCGGAATCATCACCTTTGGCAGATTCCTGGAGCTCGAGGaagcggaggaagaggaggatgaggaagaggaggacaatGAGAGCGATGTCGACTGCTGGCTGAGGCTCCTGTTTTGAACCACGGAGACGACCTGCGTGATCGCCGTCTGCAGCATGGGCAAAGTCCCAGAGCCATTGACGATCTGAATGGCAGACGGAAGAGTGACTTTGCTCGCGGCTCCGTTGTGTACAATTGTGGGAACATGAGTGACGGTCACTGGTGTGGAGTCCATTGAATCCGACTGCTTGACGAGAGGAGTGATTGCATCATCGGTGGCGGCGTGAGAAACCACGATCCTCTTGGGTTCTGATTTCCCTTTCAGCATTTTCATGATGGGTGTTTTTGTGATGGATATCTCTGAATCCTTGGAGCCGGTGCTTTCACTGGGGCCCACAATCaagttctgctccaccatgacctttctgtctttcttcttGAGCTGGAGGGTAGTGGTCAGTGTGCTGGGGTGGACCCGGGCGTTGTGCAAGGCCAGACCTTCAAATTTAGCTGCGCTCACCCCACAGTCCACGCAGAGAAAGGATGGGTCTGAGCGGAACTCCGGGTGCCCGCTGTAGACGTGGTCCAGAAAGAGGTTCAGGTCCTGGGTCTCAAAATTACAGGGCCTGCAGGTGTAAGTTCCGCTGTCTTTTTGGACTTCACCTGCATCCTGCCCAGAAGAATCGGACAGACAACGGAATACCTTCCCACCAGCTTCATCCTTGTGGGAAAAGCTGCTCTCTTTGGACGAGGGAGACGTGTTACCCTGCTCCATGTCCTCGTGCAGATGCAACGCTTTCACAGGTATCATGCAGGGTATCGTGGATTTCCTCTTGCTAGCCATGTCTCTTGATAAGGTATCTCCACTGAAATTCCTTTACCCGACTTGGACTCCAACCCTATAGAGTGTCCATGGATAGGAAGTTGGTGTGGAACATGACTGTCAGTCCACAATGACTTTTTTTAACAGGTTGAATTTAAGGCATCACCTGCAAAGTAAAGAACAAAGATTTTGTTAGCAGTTGTGACAAGACAGCATCCCATTTGAAAGTGAATCTGAGCCGATTGAACTGAAAATGACAGAAGGAACAGTGAAAATGAAGCGATGAGCCCAAATGATGGATAACTCTGTtaaaacaaacacaggcaccAGACCCATAGGCCAGATTTTCAAAGAGCCATTCACAGCCTCTTATTCAGTTTTAGTTAGTGCTCACAAGCTGCCGGTTCTGCCTCGTCTCATGTGCTGCTCCCCTTGATACAACCGTGCTGAAACGGAACTGCTTTACCCGCGATTCAAACCCAACACATGAAAAGAAGGTACGTGGAGGTACACCGAGAACAACACAATGGATATAGTGAGGTGTTTCATTTGTTTTCCTTATGTTTCTTTGTCCTTTAGTGTCACTAGAGAACGACCCAACGGGTTTCCCCGTCACACCGCGTGTTCTCGTGTTTGATCAGCTTCTTCCCGCATCTCTGCCGTGCTTGGACACGTGTGTCTCCAGTGCATGTGCCTGCTGCACCTCTGTCCTCCGTCCCAGACTGCCACCGTCTTCGTGACAAGTCCTGCCAAAGCCCTGTATataggtcacagttcttctTACAGCTGCTATAAGAATGACTCTTATACGAATGAGTGAAATGATTCTGAATTCTAAAGACTCGTTTACAGTGTCACTTTAGCTTCATAATTAGTGTAAAACCATACATTCCTTCACAAATGAAAACCAAGTTTATTGAGTGTGAACTTTACAAGCAGGCCGACGGAGAATAGAGAAGGGTTTGGTCACCTGAGGCGCTACATAttcacctcatcctcactggaTGATTTAATCTGTTCAGAGATGACAGAAAAGGCCCCACACACTAGTGAAGGTGTGACCTCGGGGGTGACCTCAAGAATGGGTGCTGGTGGTGAAGGGCTGCCCACAGGGTGGCCACAGTGCTGACACCAACCAGCGTTTCAGCTTCACGGACCTGTGATGTTACAGACGGAAGCTGGTTCACTCGCCCCTGCTATCTACATCCGTCCATAGGACATGTGCATTTCAACGGCACTATTTGCGGATCCCGGCGTATTGCTAGGCCTCTACGGTATCCGTTCCCGTCTGTTTCTCGTGACCAGTACTCATTCCCTCTGACCAGTACTCATTCCCTCTGACCAATACTCATTCCCTCTGACCAATACTCATTCCCTCTGACCAATACTCATTCCCTCTGACCAATACTCATTCCCTCTGACCAGTACTCATTCCCTCTGACCAGTACTCATTCCCTCTGACCAATACTCATTCCCTCTGACCAATACTCATTCCCTCTGATCACTTTTGGTAGCATTTACAatc
This window contains:
- the zhx3b gene encoding zinc fingers and homeoboxes protein 3, which produces MASKRKSTIPCMIPVKALHLHEDMEQGNTSPSSKESSFSHKDEAGGKVFRCLSDSSGQDAGEVQKDSGTYTCRPCNFETQDLNLFLDHVYSGHPEFRSDPSFLCVDCGVSAAKFEGLALHNARVHPSTLTTTLQLKKKDRKVMVEQNLIVGPSESTGSKDSEISITKTPIMKMLKGKSEPKRIVVSHAATDDAITPLVKQSDSMDSTPVTVTHVPTIVHNGAASKVTLPSAIQIVNGSGTLPMLQTAITQVVSVVQNRSLSQQSTSLSLSSSSSSSSSSASSSSRNLPKVMIPLSSIPTYNASMDNSSFLKTSFSKFPYPTKAELCYLTVVTKYPEEQIKIWFTAQRLKQGISWSPEEIEDARRKMFNTIIQTAPPAGTQQRQTHHSTPQQTITVLPASLGTTGIPHILQGSLVGQGGVIVTQPMMANGIQVSSTPVALAVTPKPQAAAKPPMQAKPAAALMAEKGLSMVVGTVGSSNSANFTISNGANSSSCTSSIMSSVSSPSCMSSPASVISIGASTNGKTIGNSNSKVTTPGSNSKSIVPSSNNFKTVNDNKNSTNLKSTILKSSTDIKSSTDAKGNFDGVRSSGNASPSSTVSASPASASGTTDCIPSKPDSPTPANSRTLPTTSFLDPSFYKAKKSQEQLSALKESFLVSQFPNQEEVDRLTSLTGLSVREVRKWFSDRRYHFRNLKGSRSSTGGQTTGSTASSAVSSAASVEVSDSTVISERPHTPQHMPLSPSRQQQQQTTPPTPTRRPPRPPSPDFTAIRYKEREPHQVRALEASFGLNTDPSGEEVDRLRAETKMTRREIHGWFADRRRRVAAEKKKEELERAEREEEELEEEEGVSENGRKDAFKDTAEVSRGAEQSSEMQQVKDEKHKEDTSGTEPKVNPIKINLKMLKVTESNGKVETDGSPQPETTKVPPALPSQTPYRGKKTPEQLHLLKQAFARTHWPSSPLYNELIAKTGLPRPEVVRWFGDCRYVLKNGQLKWLDSYQSMVDEEDFVKADVTVLQEHLDTHGRLVDEQLEDLAKASSLGEELVRRWFTRHTKGPPPPGGAQPDETETMEMKASSSVAKGKASLQSAQDERDVKVSCLTTKDLTTKDLTTKDQTTKDLTTKDQTTKTTTEHTTSEKQGCD